One region of Populus trichocarpa isolate Nisqually-1 chromosome 4, P.trichocarpa_v4.1, whole genome shotgun sequence genomic DNA includes:
- the LOC18110342 gene encoding uncharacterized protein LOC18110342 isoform X2, which translates to MAYVDDDGSSGSGDDVNMLDGHNKRQSVTPGGSGRGKRSRKATGDAIVDAMLEIAAASKMRAAAIMKNEDRFSISKCIKVLDEMQGVDQRIYFLALDLFENPNAREIFISLKSEKRLPWLQGKCNATPS; encoded by the coding sequence ATGGCTTATGTGGATGATGATGGTTCGTCGGGCTCTGGAGATGATGTCAACATGCTGGATGGACACAACAAGCGTCAATCTGTGACGCCAGGAGGTTCTGGTCGTGGGAAGAGGAGTCGTAAGGCTACTGGTGATGCCATTGTGGATGCTATGCTGGAAATTGCTGCTGCTTCTAAAATGAGGGCAGCTGCTATTATGAAGAATGAGGATCGGTTTTCTATAAGTAAATGCATCAAAGTATTGGATGAGATGCAAGGTGTTGATCAACGGATTTACTTTCTTGCCTTGGATTTATTTGAGAACCCCAATGCCAGGGAGATATTTATCTCACTAAAGAGTGAGAAAAGGTTGCCATGGTTGCAGGGAAAATGTAATGCTACCCCTAGCTGA